One Sodalinema gerasimenkoae IPPAS B-353 DNA segment encodes these proteins:
- the pyk gene encoding pyruvate kinase, which produces MQPRPPLRRTKIVATIGPATSQPDVLRDLILAGATTLRLNFSHGTHDDHQRSIRLIRQTSFELNQPVGILQDLQGPKIRLGRFETGSIVLKDGDPFILTSHIMEGNQKMSSITYEPLAREVPAGATILLDDGRVEMLVEKVDPAAGELYCRTIVGGKLSNNKGVNFPGVCLSVKALTDKDRKDLMFGLDRGVDWVALSFVRNPQDVLEIKELIASAGKSVPVIVKIEKHEAIEQMEEILSLSDGVMVARGDLGVELPAEEVPILQKRLIVTANRLGIPVITATQMLDSMVSSPRPTRAEISDVANAILDGTDAVMLSNETAVGEFPVKAVAMMAQIATRIEADRIVQNVGGVDDTGRSIPNAISQAVGQIAAQLEASAVMTLTKSGSTARNVSKFRPHAPILAVTPHVNVARQLQLVWGVKTLLILSLPSTSQTFDAAISVALENNLVDEGDLVVMTAGTLQGVSGSTDLVKVGVVTSVLGQGTGVGSASATVSGPARVAPTASMVGNFNPGEILVTTYTDASFIEMIKQSSGVVTEEESLTSHAAIICSQLGKPAILGVKNATKLIREGAILTLDIQRGVVYSGAPSTVQKEDLLNH; this is translated from the coding sequence ATGCAACCACGTCCCCCCCTGCGCCGCACCAAAATTGTCGCCACCATTGGACCCGCCACCAGTCAACCCGACGTGCTGCGAGACCTCATTTTGGCAGGGGCGACCACCCTACGACTCAACTTTTCCCATGGAACCCATGACGATCATCAACGTAGCATCCGTCTCATTCGTCAAACCTCCTTTGAACTCAATCAACCCGTCGGCATCCTGCAAGACTTACAGGGGCCAAAAATTCGCTTAGGGCGTTTCGAGACAGGGTCTATCGTTCTCAAAGACGGTGACCCCTTCATCCTCACCAGTCATATCATGGAGGGCAACCAGAAAATGTCCTCCATCACCTACGAACCCCTAGCGCGAGAAGTCCCCGCCGGGGCAACCATTCTCCTCGACGATGGACGAGTGGAAATGCTCGTGGAAAAAGTCGATCCCGCCGCCGGAGAACTCTACTGTCGAACCATTGTTGGCGGCAAACTCTCTAACAATAAGGGAGTTAACTTTCCCGGCGTCTGTCTTTCGGTGAAGGCCTTGACCGATAAAGACCGCAAAGACCTCATGTTTGGCTTAGATCGGGGGGTGGACTGGGTGGCCCTGAGCTTTGTACGCAACCCCCAGGATGTCCTAGAAATCAAAGAACTCATCGCCAGTGCCGGGAAATCTGTACCCGTCATCGTCAAAATTGAGAAACATGAGGCGATCGAACAGATGGAGGAAATCCTTTCCCTCAGTGACGGGGTGATGGTGGCCCGGGGAGACCTTGGGGTGGAACTCCCGGCCGAAGAAGTGCCCATCTTGCAAAAACGTTTGATTGTCACCGCCAATCGCCTGGGGATTCCCGTCATTACCGCCACCCAAATGCTCGATAGCATGGTCTCAAGTCCCCGTCCCACTCGGGCAGAAATTTCCGACGTGGCCAATGCCATCCTTGATGGAACCGATGCGGTGATGTTGTCTAACGAAACCGCTGTGGGCGAGTTTCCCGTTAAAGCCGTGGCTATGATGGCCCAGATTGCCACCCGCATTGAAGCCGATCGCATTGTCCAGAATGTGGGCGGTGTGGATGATACCGGGCGATCGATTCCCAACGCTATTAGTCAAGCCGTGGGACAAATTGCCGCCCAACTCGAAGCCTCGGCGGTGATGACCTTGACCAAAAGCGGTTCAACGGCCCGCAATGTCTCCAAGTTCCGGCCCCACGCCCCCATTTTGGCCGTTACCCCCCATGTTAATGTTGCCCGTCAGTTACAACTGGTGTGGGGCGTGAAAACCCTCTTGATTTTGAGTTTGCCCTCCACCTCACAAACCTTTGACGCGGCCATTAGTGTGGCCTTGGAAAACAACCTGGTAGACGAAGGAGATTTGGTGGTGATGACCGCCGGAACCCTTCAGGGAGTCTCCGGTTCCACAGACTTAGTTAAAGTGGGCGTGGTAACCTCCGTGTTGGGCCAAGGAACTGGGGTTGGTAGTGCGTCTGCCACCGTCAGCGGTCCGGCACGAGTGGCTCCCACGGCTTCGATGGTGGGGAACTTCAATCCCGGGGAGATTTTGGTGACGACCTATACGGATGCGAGTTTCATTGAGATGATTAAGCAGTCCTCAGGGGTGGTGACGGAGGAAGAAAGTCTCACCAGTCACGCCGCCATTATCTGTTCTCAGTTAGGAAAACCGGCAATCTTAGGGGTTAAGAATGCCACCAAGTTAATTCGGGAGGGGGCCATTCTGACCTTGGATATCCAGCGCGGTGTGGTCTATTCTGGCGCCCCGAGTACAGTTCAAAAGGAGGATTTGCTCAATCACTAG
- a CDS encoding sulfite exporter TauE/SafE family protein, which yields MPHLTSTHLLELLPLTLLGFLGSFGHCVGMCGPLTVAFSLGQQHNGVPWRFHLLLNLGRILSYASVGVLLGTVSSTLVAGGQLAGVGSWIRQAIVIFTGLLLIFLGLRQINPESLPNLPLLHPLKGALHDRLSRMMNHLSFQKHGAVPLLLGICWGLIPCGFLYAAQLKAAETGDPLLGGLAMAAFGLGTAPMMVGVGLSVSRLSANRRSQLFRLGGWVTLSIGILTLLRTDAMVDLTGHGALLLLMLALAARPLRPLWPSPLRYRRAIGVGAYVLVLAHLGHMLDHSLDWNPGAIAFMVPRQRWALWAGISAFLLMTPAALSSSDRAQRFLGPHWRRLHGLTRPALVLATLHGLTLGSHYLGTLSPTWDNWLRSLLLLLLSLTVFALRGGIGKKALTRQSPVSGDPNS from the coding sequence ATGCCCCATCTCACCTCCACCCATCTCCTGGAACTCTTGCCCCTGACCCTGCTTGGCTTTTTAGGTAGCTTTGGCCACTGCGTCGGCATGTGCGGCCCGTTGACCGTGGCCTTTTCCCTAGGACAACAGCACAACGGAGTTCCCTGGCGCTTTCATCTGTTGCTAAACCTAGGGCGAATCCTCAGTTATGCCAGCGTCGGCGTTCTTCTGGGAACCGTCAGTTCCACCCTCGTCGCCGGGGGACAACTGGCCGGAGTCGGGAGTTGGATTCGCCAGGCGATCGTCATCTTCACCGGACTCCTGTTAATTTTTCTCGGTTTACGACAAATTAACCCCGAGAGTCTTCCCAACCTGCCGCTGTTGCATCCTCTAAAAGGGGCCCTGCACGATCGCCTCAGCCGGATGATGAACCATCTCTCCTTCCAAAAACATGGTGCCGTTCCCTTATTACTCGGGATTTGTTGGGGACTGATTCCCTGTGGCTTTCTCTACGCCGCCCAACTCAAAGCCGCCGAAACCGGCGATCCCCTCTTGGGGGGGTTAGCCATGGCCGCCTTTGGCTTAGGAACCGCCCCCATGATGGTAGGCGTGGGCCTGTCCGTGTCACGCCTGAGTGCCAATCGTCGCAGTCAATTATTTCGCCTGGGGGGTTGGGTGACCTTAAGCATTGGCATTCTCACCCTGCTGCGAACCGATGCTATGGTGGATTTGACCGGTCATGGGGCATTACTGTTACTGATGTTAGCCCTGGCCGCCCGTCCCCTGCGTCCCCTTTGGCCGAGTCCCCTACGCTATCGTCGCGCCATTGGCGTGGGGGCTTATGTGTTGGTGTTAGCCCATCTTGGGCATATGCTCGACCATAGCCTAGATTGGAACCCAGGGGCGATCGCCTTCATGGTTCCGCGACAGCGTTGGGCCCTGTGGGCCGGAATTAGCGCCTTCCTTCTCATGACCCCCGCCGCCCTCAGCAGCAGCGATCGCGCCCAACGCTTTCTCGGCCCCCACTGGCGGCGGCTGCATGGTCTGACTCGTCCTGCCCTAGTCTTGGCCACCCTCCATGGCCTCACCCTCGGATCTCATTATCTCGGCACCCTCTCCCCCACCTGGGACAACTGGCTGCGATCGCTCCTGCTGCTCCTGTTGAGCCTAACGGTCTTCGCCCTGCGAGGAGGAATTGGCAAAAAAGCTCTCACCAGGCAATCCCCAGTCTCGGGTGATCCCAACTCCTAA